In Pelosinus sp. UFO1, one genomic interval encodes:
- a CDS encoding PTS sugar transporter subunit IIA has translation MIIHESLIALNLQSKNKVEIIETLARKARKLGRIRNVKGYMQAVFAREELFSTAIGYGIAIPHGKSSFVEVPFIAFARSQEEFLWDSRSEHRVRLIFLIGVPEEQANDLHLKILANISRGLMNDSYRERLLQATSVVKIVAIFSEMGL, from the coding sequence ATGATCATTCATGAGTCACTTATCGCATTAAACTTGCAGTCAAAAAACAAAGTTGAAATCATTGAAACCTTAGCACGAAAAGCGAGAAAGCTTGGTCGGATTCGTAATGTGAAAGGGTATATGCAGGCCGTGTTTGCCCGAGAAGAGTTATTTTCGACTGCCATCGGCTATGGTATCGCCATTCCTCATGGTAAAAGTAGTTTTGTGGAGGTTCCCTTTATTGCTTTCGCTAGAAGCCAAGAAGAATTTCTCTGGGATAGTAGATCGGAGCATAGGGTTAGACTGATCTTTCTCATTGGCGTACCAGAGGAGCAAGCCAACGATCTACATCTAAAGATCTTAGCCAATATTAGTAGAGGGTTGATGAATGACTCTTATCGGGAAAGGTTGTTACAAGCTACAAGTGTAGTTAAAATAGTCGCAATATTCAGCGAAATGGGGTTGTGA
- a CDS encoding helix-turn-helix transcriptional regulator: MGERQKIKFGQILKKIRAAKKISQTELSKKTGFPQTTISDWENDKYLPDVMEGLILARVLGVTLADLLDGDFNFPKLKAN, translated from the coding sequence ATGGGCGAGAGGCAAAAAATAAAATTTGGACAGATTCTAAAAAAGATAAGAGCTGCTAAAAAAATATCGCAGACAGAGCTGAGCAAGAAAACAGGATTTCCCCAAACGACAATTAGTGATTGGGAAAATGATAAATATCTTCCCGATGTTATGGAGGGATTAATACTTGCTAGAGTTTTAGGAGTAACTCTAGCAGATTTGTTAGATGGAGACTTCAATTTCCCAAAACTTAAAGCTAACTAA